The following proteins are co-located in the Mycolicibacterium goodii genome:
- a CDS encoding class I SAM-dependent methyltransferase produces MRQKDAAAYYTMIGDDVIDFMNEGYVDNSKPLWLNLGYWRTARTYPDACVAMVELLGTRAGLSHGDRVLDVGVGFAEQDLVLLDRFAVSHITGIDITPVHVDKGRERVARRGLGDRIDLRVGSATATAFPDASFDKVLALECAFHFDTRDEFIREAFRVLKPGGTIALTDMLPSPGQKSTVATVFGRKYGHIPEANFYDRREYSRRLTAAGFGDVTVESIRQDVYPAMAKYVRQRVDENKTMTEVVVEVTEEERAQCRGVSLWEKATGLADYVIASARKPVEVQQN; encoded by the coding sequence ATGCGACAGAAGGATGCTGCCGCGTACTACACGATGATCGGCGACGACGTCATCGACTTCATGAACGAAGGGTATGTCGACAACTCGAAGCCGTTGTGGCTCAATCTCGGTTACTGGAGGACCGCGCGCACCTATCCCGACGCGTGTGTGGCGATGGTCGAACTCCTCGGCACCCGGGCCGGCCTGAGCCACGGTGATCGAGTCCTCGACGTCGGCGTCGGCTTCGCCGAACAGGACTTGGTACTGCTCGACCGGTTCGCGGTGTCACACATCACGGGCATCGACATCACACCTGTGCACGTCGACAAGGGGCGCGAACGCGTGGCCCGGCGGGGGCTCGGGGATCGCATCGACCTTCGGGTGGGTTCCGCGACCGCGACGGCATTTCCCGACGCATCCTTCGACAAGGTCTTGGCGCTGGAATGTGCATTTCATTTCGACACGCGTGACGAATTCATCCGCGAGGCTTTTCGCGTGCTCAAGCCGGGCGGGACCATCGCATTGACCGACATGCTGCCGAGCCCGGGGCAGAAGTCCACCGTGGCAACTGTTTTCGGTCGCAAATACGGCCACATTCCCGAAGCCAATTTCTACGACCGGCGGGAGTATTCCCGGCGGCTGACCGCCGCCGGATTCGGCGATGTCACCGTGGAATCGATCCGGCAGGACGTGTATCCCGCGATGGCCAAGTATGTCAGGCAACGCGTCGACGAGAACAAGACGATGACCGAAGTGGTCGTCGAAGTGACCGAAGAAGAACGCGCGCAGTGCCGCGGTGTCTCGCTGTGGGAAAAAGCGACCGGCCTGGCGGACTACGTGATCGCCTCGGCGCGCAAGCCTGTGGAGGTTCAGCAGAACTGA
- a CDS encoding IS110 family transposase, translating to MSVQCAPVTSSTIVVAVDVGKTSALFSVTDAARHLLVSPTEFTMNRSGLGAAAASVMAAVPVSGQVKVAVEAAGHYHRPVLDHRWPDGWEVLELNPAHVAEQRRAQGRRRIKTDVIDLEAITELALAGRGRAIADRDVVIGELSAWAGHRSRRVTTRTATKNQLLGQLDRAFPGLTLALPDVLATKIGRLVAAEFSDPCRLAALGVNRLIRFAAARDLQLRRPVAERLVAAARDALPTRDAAISRQILAADLNLLADLDSQIQAAEAALAVLLPRSPFATLTTVPGWGVVRVANYAAALGDPSRWPGPRQIYRASGLSPMQYESAHKRRDGGISREGSVALRRALIDLGLGLWLTEPAAKAYAGGLKARGKRGGVIACALAHRANRIAHALVRDHTAYDPARWV from the coding sequence GTGTCTGTGCAGTGTGCTCCAGTCACGTCGTCCACGATCGTCGTTGCTGTTGATGTGGGCAAGACCTCGGCCTTGTTTTCGGTGACCGATGCTGCACGTCATCTGCTGGTCAGCCCGACAGAGTTCACGATGAACCGCTCAGGCTTGGGTGCTGCGGCGGCGAGCGTGATGGCGGCAGTTCCGGTGTCGGGGCAGGTCAAGGTGGCAGTGGAGGCTGCTGGCCACTATCACCGCCCAGTGCTTGATCACCGCTGGCCCGATGGCTGGGAGGTGTTGGAGCTCAATCCCGCCCATGTCGCCGAGCAGCGCCGCGCGCAGGGCCGACGCCGGATCAAGACTGACGTGATCGATCTGGAGGCGATCACCGAGCTGGCGCTGGCCGGGCGCGGGCGCGCCATCGCCGACCGCGATGTCGTGATCGGCGAGCTCAGCGCCTGGGCGGGACACCGAAGCCGGCGGGTCACCACGCGCACGGCGACAAAGAATCAGTTGCTCGGGCAGCTGGATCGGGCGTTTCCTGGGCTGACCCTGGCGCTGCCGGATGTGTTGGCCACCAAGATCGGCCGGCTGGTCGCCGCGGAGTTCTCCGACCCCTGCCGGCTGGCCGCCCTCGGAGTGAATCGGCTGATCCGTTTCGCCGCGGCACGCGACCTGCAGCTGCGCCGTCCCGTCGCCGAGCGGCTGGTCGCCGCAGCCCGCGATGCGCTGCCTACCCGGGACGCGGCGATCTCCCGCCAGATCCTGGCCGCCGACCTGAACCTGCTCGCCGACCTAGATTCACAGATCCAGGCCGCTGAGGCCGCGTTGGCAGTGCTGTTGCCGCGCAGCCCGTTCGCCACCCTGACCACCGTTCCGGGTTGGGGTGTGGTGCGAGTAGCCAATTACGCAGCAGCCCTGGGTGATCCGTCCCGTTGGCCCGGCCCGCGACAAATCTACCGGGCCTCGGGACTCTCACCGATGCAGTACGAATCCGCCCACAAACGCCGTGACGGCGGCATCAGTCGCGAGGGCAGCGTGGCCTTGCGCCGCGCCTTGATCGACCTCGGCCTCGGCCTATGGCTGACCGAACCGGCGGCCAAGGCTTACGCCGGCGGACTCAAAGCTCGCGGCAAACGTGGCGGGGTCATCGCCTGTGCGCTGGCCCACCGTGCCAACCGCATCGCCCACGCCTTGGTGCGCGACCACACCGCCTACGACCCGGCCCGCTGGGTTTGA
- a CDS encoding class I SAM-dependent methyltransferase, producing the protein MSSTASDIANMPRGGPDASRLDRRLQTDRLEYLDRDDVDELKSKVVNALDRGGRRPRLGIYGKCAQIALAEVADVPAPKILELGAGLGGVSRKLLEAHPAAEVTVTDIDPHFVATVAAGDLGSHPRAIVREMDATAIDSSDKSYDLAVFALSLHHLPPELAARVFAEGTRVANKLLIVDLRRPRPPLHLVVLACVLPFTRLIPMAHDGFISSLRAYSPSALRALAHHADPTITVEFRTRRFGPTVAVARRA; encoded by the coding sequence ATGAGCAGCACGGCGAGCGATATCGCGAATATGCCGCGGGGCGGCCCGGATGCCTCGCGACTCGACCGCCGCCTACAGACCGACCGGCTTGAGTACCTGGACCGCGACGACGTCGACGAACTCAAGAGCAAGGTCGTCAACGCACTCGACCGCGGCGGCCGGCGACCGCGGCTCGGTATCTACGGCAAGTGCGCCCAGATCGCACTCGCCGAAGTGGCCGATGTCCCCGCACCCAAGATCCTCGAGCTCGGGGCGGGTCTCGGCGGGGTGTCACGCAAGCTGCTGGAGGCCCATCCCGCTGCCGAGGTCACCGTGACGGACATCGATCCCCACTTCGTGGCCACCGTGGCAGCGGGCGATCTGGGCAGCCACCCACGCGCCATCGTGCGCGAAATGGATGCCACCGCAATCGATTCCTCGGACAAGTCGTACGACCTGGCGGTGTTCGCATTGTCGTTGCATCACCTACCGCCCGAACTGGCGGCCCGCGTTTTCGCCGAAGGAACCCGGGTGGCGAACAAGTTGCTGATCGTCGACCTGCGCAGGCCCAGGCCACCGCTTCATCTGGTGGTGTTGGCATGCGTGCTGCCGTTCACCCGGCTGATCCCGATGGCACACGACGGATTCATCAGTTCGCTGCGCGCCTACAGTCCGTCGGCACTGCGCGCCCTGGCCCACCATGCCGACCCGACCATCACCGTCGAGTTCCGCACGCGGAGATTTGGCCCGACCGTGGCGGTCGCCCGCCGTGCCTAG